One stretch of Chryseobacterium sp. LJ668 DNA includes these proteins:
- a CDS encoding DUF6520 family protein, whose translation MRKFIFPVVLVLMGTGSAFATKVVKESKQAIESGYRLVNHGEGQFECINTGKDCSTVAGGPVCTWSVDNTVQLRAAASETMCGELLYEIQP comes from the coding sequence ATGAGAAAGTTCATTTTTCCTGTAGTCCTAGTATTAATGGGAACAGGTTCAGCGTTTGCTACCAAAGTGGTAAAAGAAAGCAAACAAGCCATTGAATCCGGATACCGTTTGGTGAACCACGGTGAAGGACAGTTTGAATGTATTAACACAGGGAAAGACTGTAGCACCGTTGCTGGAGGACCTGTGTGTACATGGAGTGTTGATAATACAGTGCAGTTGCGTGCAGCAGCTTCTGAGACCATGTGCGGAGAACTCTTGTACGAGATTCAGCCATAG
- a CDS encoding RagB/SusD family nutrient uptake outer membrane protein, whose product MKSLIHLIKYGGMLSILMAGIACEKMIETDLPQNQINTENIFNDVQTANAALSGLYAGLWDSSPVSGNQSGVLLGIYTDDLTYHQTAINNGFPEIFTNTLIDSSTPVNTFWTVAYQKIFYANSILEGMEYSSGISTADKARIVGETLAIRSLLLLYLQQIYGDIPYPVTTNYLINQTITKTPSQEVLERIESDLSEAVPLLNDQYRNAERIFINKKTAQLLLAKVYMEQKNFVQAEAILKVILQSPLYQFQNDITKVFQKSGTHILWQLKPKNSGDATKEASLYYFVNAAPTSYSLTPSLISAFPSGDLRKQNWMAAVTVAGNTWYRAEKYKLRSANTTEYSVVFRLEEVYLLLSEALAQQNKISEALPFVNKTRQRAGIAALSPSIAQIVLLEEILRESRREFFTEMGHRFFDLKRNNQLGELTTTKPNWKEYHRFWPIPQKELLLNGNLKPQNPGY is encoded by the coding sequence ATGAAATCACTCATTCACTTAATAAAATATGGAGGTATGCTGAGCATCCTTATGGCGGGAATCGCCTGCGAAAAAATGATTGAAACAGATCTTCCGCAGAATCAAATCAACACTGAAAATATATTCAACGATGTACAGACCGCCAATGCAGCACTATCAGGACTTTATGCTGGTCTTTGGGACAGTTCCCCAGTATCAGGCAATCAGTCAGGGGTACTTTTGGGAATCTATACCGATGATTTGACCTACCACCAGACAGCCATCAACAATGGCTTTCCCGAAATATTCACCAACACGCTAATTGATTCCAGTACTCCTGTCAATACATTCTGGACGGTTGCTTATCAGAAAATATTTTACGCCAACAGTATTCTTGAAGGAATGGAGTATTCAAGCGGTATTTCGACCGCAGATAAAGCACGAATTGTAGGCGAAACATTAGCCATCCGATCTCTTCTCCTGTTGTATCTCCAGCAGATCTATGGGGATATCCCTTATCCTGTAACGACTAACTATTTGATCAATCAGACCATCACCAAGACGCCATCACAGGAAGTTTTGGAAAGAATTGAAAGTGATCTTTCAGAGGCGGTCCCTTTACTGAACGATCAGTACAGAAATGCAGAGAGAATCTTTATCAATAAAAAAACAGCACAGCTTCTTCTTGCCAAAGTGTATATGGAGCAGAAGAATTTTGTTCAGGCGGAAGCGATTTTAAAGGTTATTCTTCAAAGCCCCTTGTACCAGTTTCAGAATGATATTACCAAGGTCTTTCAAAAATCGGGAACTCATATCCTATGGCAGTTGAAACCTAAAAATTCAGGAGATGCCACAAAAGAAGCGTCCCTGTACTATTTTGTGAATGCTGCGCCAACTTCTTATTCATTGACGCCATCGCTGATCAGTGCTTTTCCTTCAGGGGATCTTCGTAAACAAAACTGGATGGCAGCGGTGACTGTAGCAGGAAATACCTGGTACCGTGCGGAAAAGTATAAACTGCGTTCTGCTAATACTACGGAATATTCTGTCGTTTTCAGGCTTGAAGAGGTGTATTTACTGCTTTCGGAAGCACTCGCTCAGCAAAATAAAATTTCAGAAGCGCTCCCATTTGTCAATAAGACCAGGCAGCGTGCAGGGATTGCTGCGCTCAGTCCATCTATTGCTCAAATTGTATTGCTGGAAGAAATACTTCGGGAGAGCCGTCGTGAATTCTTCACGGAGATGGGGCATCGATTTTTTGATCTCAAAAGAAATAATCAGCTCGGTGAGTTGACCACAACCAAACCTAATTGGAAAGAGTATCATAGATTCTGGCCAATACCGCAAAAAGAATTACTGCTCAATGGAAATCTTAAACCACAAAACCCAGGATATTAA
- a CDS encoding transcriptional regulator, with product MDDEKDIIITICKYIYTNWISQAESQREFASRCGIEESTARRIKNIALGTSKTDYNMSLRTLIRICKKQEISLEDFFGNIKS from the coding sequence ATGGACGATGAGAAAGACATAATTATTACTATTTGTAAGTATATTTATACAAACTGGATTTCACAGGCGGAATCACAGAGGGAGTTTGCGTCTAGATGCGGTATAGAAGAAAGTACTGCCAGAAGAATTAAAAACATTGCATTAGGTACCTCAAAGACCGACTATAATATGTCTTTAAGAACTTTAATTAGAATTTGTAAAAAACAAGAAATAAGTTTAGAAGATTTTTTCGGAAATATAAAAAGCTAA
- a CDS encoding S9 family peptidase, which yields MEILNHKTQDINMMFQRIIILLFCGVMFPSAQKLTDEGMKEWVSRFSSLNSLMINDDGSFATVNKSYLGNPDTLLIFSSSIKMPIDTLVGFNITKSFLGSHYLFAFGNSKAVFTDQKTGIKMNYSSVKNGGIIKDAKEYFIVDHQNLLTVYNERAKVLAEMDSIQMITGDRQKLLITRRTSEASYEIICWNGKRAVVLYRGRGVVEKIELMPSGKYLSIRERNASGDKRSLKMIHCMTGRVYAPEEIQLIPERTIKVTEINDGESFLIAADSTASVADNPMVDVWYGNDKDLRFRKNNKTVYRFWHLIAVSGNVQKLPTHSFEVFAALNSSRYIWAFSNREAYDYVHGSPLYDLYVYDLLEKKSTLIFPESSEITASENGRYAVSYSRKDKAWKVYDLQKKSFNLIREPGLHSPVFANDHQNLFFSGKTDLYTYHLESNSLRSLQVSKNAEVMIADKVSTVGFSLLKTKFQISSIVVDRPIRLRLFNANKGLNSIVDFKDGVHKVIVPETDRKIKEAATDLSNRKIFTIEENFNFPDALSVSYPGQKQKVQLYQSNAQDKKGSQLRAETISFKNGLGVPLKALLTYPVNYNPSKKYPLIVRVYQKQSSGSSKYIAGEIGQDGFSKRLLIEQDFFVYQPDVVFDSRGTGIAALDCVHSALDAVADYRSIDFEKVGLTGHSMGGYETNFIATHSTRFAAFISGASVSNLSQFYFSYSKTFQMANYSRFETGQFEVDVPFVGNRELYFRNDPINFVQNVSAPMLLWTGSKDTNVPPDQTEVFYMGLLRNRKPVIALFYKDQEHSLGILTKETFDLNRRSIEWWNYFLKSQKEVEWISKEMNERQKEGRY from the coding sequence ATGGAAATCTTAAACCACAAAACCCAGGATATTAACATGATGTTTCAGCGTATTATCATATTGCTATTTTGTGGAGTCATGTTTCCGTCTGCACAAAAACTGACTGACGAGGGAATGAAAGAATGGGTATCCCGCTTTTCATCCCTCAACAGCTTAATGATTAATGATGATGGAAGTTTTGCTACAGTTAACAAATCATATTTGGGGAATCCGGATACGTTGCTGATCTTTTCATCTTCCATAAAAATGCCCATCGATACTTTGGTTGGATTTAACATCACTAAATCTTTTTTGGGGAGTCACTATCTATTTGCTTTTGGCAATTCAAAAGCAGTATTTACCGATCAGAAAACCGGTATCAAAATGAATTATTCATCTGTTAAAAATGGCGGAATCATTAAAGATGCGAAAGAGTATTTTATTGTTGATCATCAGAATTTGTTGACGGTTTATAATGAAAGGGCTAAAGTTTTAGCTGAAATGGACAGTATTCAAATGATTACGGGAGATCGGCAGAAACTTCTGATCACGCGTCGAACATCAGAGGCTTCGTACGAGATCATTTGCTGGAATGGCAAAAGAGCAGTGGTTCTTTATCGGGGTCGTGGTGTTGTAGAAAAAATAGAATTAATGCCATCAGGCAAATATCTTAGTATCCGTGAGCGAAATGCATCAGGTGATAAAAGATCATTGAAGATGATCCATTGCATGACCGGCAGGGTATATGCACCTGAAGAAATTCAGCTTATCCCTGAAAGAACCATAAAAGTTACAGAAATTAATGACGGAGAATCCTTTCTGATTGCTGCGGATTCTACTGCTTCGGTTGCAGATAATCCTATGGTTGATGTTTGGTATGGTAATGATAAGGATCTCCGATTTAGAAAAAATAACAAAACAGTTTACAGGTTTTGGCATTTGATTGCTGTATCAGGCAATGTACAAAAACTTCCAACCCATTCATTTGAGGTGTTTGCAGCCTTGAACAGCAGTCGCTACATCTGGGCTTTTTCCAACAGGGAAGCATATGATTATGTACATGGAAGTCCATTGTATGATTTGTATGTGTATGACCTGCTTGAAAAAAAATCTACATTGATTTTTCCTGAATCGTCAGAAATAACAGCATCGGAGAATGGGAGGTATGCAGTTTCTTACAGCAGAAAAGATAAAGCATGGAAGGTTTATGATCTACAAAAAAAGAGCTTTAACCTGATCAGAGAGCCTGGTCTTCATTCTCCAGTATTTGCAAATGATCATCAAAATCTTTTTTTTAGTGGTAAGACAGATCTTTATACCTATCATCTTGAAAGCAATTCCCTCAGATCTCTTCAAGTTTCAAAGAATGCTGAGGTTATGATTGCCGATAAAGTAAGCACGGTTGGATTTTCTCTTCTGAAAACAAAGTTTCAGATTAGCAGTATAGTTGTCGATCGACCAATTCGATTGCGGCTTTTCAATGCGAATAAAGGCTTGAATTCAATTGTTGATTTTAAAGATGGTGTCCACAAAGTAATTGTTCCGGAAACAGACCGCAAGATTAAAGAGGCAGCGACAGATTTGAGCAACAGAAAAATTTTCACCATTGAGGAAAATTTCAATTTCCCGGATGCATTATCTGTGTCTTATCCCGGTCAAAAACAGAAGGTGCAGCTTTATCAAAGCAATGCGCAGGATAAAAAAGGATCACAACTGAGAGCAGAGACCATCTCTTTTAAAAACGGCTTAGGTGTCCCTTTAAAAGCGCTTTTAACCTATCCTGTTAATTATAATCCGTCTAAGAAATATCCATTAATTGTTCGGGTATATCAGAAACAGTCGTCGGGCTCTTCTAAGTATATTGCGGGAGAAATCGGACAGGATGGATTTAGCAAAAGACTTTTAATCGAACAGGATTTCTTCGTTTACCAGCCCGATGTGGTCTTTGATTCCAGAGGTACTGGTATCGCGGCACTTGACTGTGTGCATTCAGCGTTGGATGCGGTTGCAGATTATAGAAGTATCGATTTTGAAAAGGTTGGATTGACAGGTCATTCGATGGGTGGATACGAAACCAATTTTATTGCAACACACTCAACACGGTTCGCTGCTTTTATCTCAGGAGCTTCGGTCAGCAATCTTTCACAGTTTTATTTTTCTTACAGCAAAACTTTTCAAATGGCTAATTATTCAAGGTTTGAAACAGGACAGTTTGAAGTTGATGTGCCTTTTGTGGGCAACCGGGAACTGTATTTTCGTAATGATCCGATTAATTTTGTGCAAAATGTCAGTGCTCCGATGCTTTTGTGGACCGGTTCGAAAGACACCAATGTTCCTCCGGATCAAACTGAAGTATTTTATATGGGGCTGTTAAGAAACAGAAAACCTGTTATTGCACTGTTCTACAAAGACCAGGAACATAGTTTAGGAATTTTGACCAAGGAAACTTTTGATCTTAACAGAAGGAGTATTGAATGGTGGAACTATTTCCTTAAAAGTCAGAAAGAAGTTGAGTGGATTAGTAAAGAGATGAATGAAAGACAAAAAGAAGGACGCTATTAG
- a CDS encoding MauE/DoxX family redox-associated membrane protein, with amino-acid sequence MKKLISHIPFSVSYFFVLLFCYAAISKMLDFENFQVQIGQSPMLSAYAGFVSYAVIVVEMIVVILLIIKKTQRIALYASTALMTAFTTYIIIILTYSDFVPCSCGGILEDLNWTEHLIFNIACIVIGIFAIYPTNAYTNYSKKSVTVCLFITNAISCLTVIILYISSENIIKEHNNFTRRFMMHPIIEHGKVKLDNKFYYFAGIDHDRVYLGNRKFPQQISIIDSAMNRLEKNTVELDVSKHLYRKIEIKVGNGYYYIYDGTVPIIKRGLLGKYLPSTISDNDAYFSELEIVNPDHLAIRTQSSTNKELIMGSIRLNSHSDKVSLYPKFLEKQTDGIFDSDGTLAVDRANSQILYTYSYRNQFIVADSGFQIQRRLRTIDTVATAAIKSVSLPGGIYKMKNKPLRVNGISTVYRGLLFNHSYLKGKYESDKRWKKSKVIDVYKTNSNRYIGSLYLENDGRDSVSDIIVTDHFLYAIRGKELLQYQLTQPILKYFEKGEAENLNKE; translated from the coding sequence ATGAAAAAGTTAATCAGCCACATTCCTTTCTCAGTAAGTTATTTTTTTGTCTTGCTTTTCTGTTATGCAGCCATCAGCAAAATGCTGGATTTTGAAAACTTTCAGGTACAGATTGGGCAGTCTCCTATGTTGAGCGCTTACGCTGGATTTGTTTCCTACGCGGTCATTGTTGTTGAAATGATTGTTGTGATTCTGCTGATTATAAAAAAAACTCAGCGTATCGCTTTGTATGCATCTACTGCGTTAATGACCGCTTTTACGACCTATATTATCATCATATTAACGTACAGTGATTTCGTTCCCTGTTCATGTGGGGGCATTCTTGAAGACTTGAACTGGACCGAACACCTGATCTTCAATATCGCATGCATTGTAATAGGAATTTTTGCCATCTACCCTACAAACGCATATACGAATTATTCAAAGAAAAGTGTTACGGTGTGTCTTTTTATCACCAATGCAATAAGCTGTTTAACAGTCATCATACTTTACATCAGTTCCGAAAATATCATTAAAGAGCACAATAATTTTACAAGAAGGTTCATGATGCATCCCATCATTGAGCATGGCAAAGTAAAATTAGATAATAAATTCTATTATTTTGCCGGAATTGATCATGATAGAGTTTACCTCGGGAACAGGAAATTCCCACAACAGATTTCAATCATTGATTCCGCAATGAATCGATTGGAAAAAAATACGGTTGAATTGGATGTTTCTAAACATTTGTACAGAAAAATAGAGATCAAAGTAGGCAACGGATATTATTACATCTATGACGGAACCGTACCCATTATCAAGAGAGGTCTATTAGGAAAATATCTTCCCTCAACTATAAGTGACAACGATGCTTACTTTTCCGAACTGGAAATTGTAAATCCTGATCATCTTGCTATAAGAACTCAAAGTAGTACCAATAAAGAACTGATTATGGGTTCAATACGACTTAATAGTCACTCTGATAAAGTCTCTCTCTATCCCAAATTTCTGGAAAAACAGACCGATGGTATATTTGACAGTGATGGAACATTAGCTGTAGACAGAGCTAACTCTCAGATACTCTATACCTATTCCTACAGAAATCAGTTTATTGTGGCAGATTCAGGATTTCAGATTCAGCGAAGACTTCGTACAATTGATACCGTTGCAACAGCAGCAATCAAATCCGTTTCGTTACCCGGAGGAATTTACAAGATGAAAAACAAACCTTTGAGAGTCAATGGAATATCCACAGTTTACCGGGGACTTCTCTTTAATCATTCCTATTTAAAAGGAAAATATGAATCGGATAAGAGGTGGAAGAAATCCAAAGTAATCGATGTCTATAAAACAAATTCAAATCGATATATCGGGAGCCTTTATCTAGAGAACGACGGTCGGGATTCTGTTTCTGACATTATTGTCACGGATCATTTTCTATACGCCATTAGAGGTAAAGAACTTCTTCAGTATCAGCTGACACAACCGATTTTAAAATACTTCGAAAAAGGCGAAGCCGAAAACCTTAACAAAGAGTAG
- a CDS encoding SusC/RagA family TonB-linked outer membrane protein — translation MKKSYNTIGSIGFAFMLTLICGNLKAQTKTITGKVTVNDQPLSGVSVSEERSDQTAVTNTQGNYQLQITGENPVLIFRHPEYAEQRIYPNGKERVNLNFNPKVKGIEEVVINAGYYKVKDKERTGSIAKISAKDIENQPVTNVLAAAQGRMSGVSITQNSGTPGGGFDIQIRGRNSLRTRSNSEIDGNQPLYIVDGVPIGGGVNSRYAGSVLAQANINPLNSINPNDIESFEILKDADATAIYGSRGANGVVLITTKKAKKGNLRLTLNSSYGMSHAVSGLQMMNTEQYINMRKQAFVNDNISTYPANAYDVNGTWDQGRMTDWRRELIGKKAVLSNTQLSLSGGSENTSYLLSLGHNQQTTVFGEDFRYRTNTISGNIAHRSTDRKFSFNMSNLFSSLDNNVLTSDMTTTSYLLAPNAPALYDSNGQLNWENNTFNNPLAAYRNTYNNDQMQFLNNINASYEVVKNLTLRVNGGINYQAFEEWSLRPHTANNPSSGMTSAQSASSKSNQNRFSMIIEPQINYVFKVGNHQVDLLAGGTYQRDTNTSAAIQGLGFESNVFINNIGAAQTKVVSDDVTTEYRYAALFGRINYQYAGKYILNLTGRRDGSSRFGPNNKFATFGAVGAAWIFSKENLLKESSWLSFGKLRGSYGSSGSDNIGENQYLNTYITSTLIYNGVVGLLPSKLFNPDFSWEKTLKFETAVELALFKNRLNLTAAYYDNRSSSQLLGYQLSAVTGFTSVLANLGATVQNKGWEFDVKGDLLRGDVFTWDAGFNISFPRNKLLSFPGLEGSSYANTYVVGQSVSIIKLYQHNGINATNGQYAFTDFNGDGKISSPDDRQVIRNIGQRFYGGLTNDFKYGNWNLSVLLQFVKQESRNYNSIMASPGQMNNLPVEALNVWSAENPNGMYMPYHVSPTASHQLFQVSDATVSDASFIRLKNVQLAYRVPLEGKIFREVKLYFQGQNLYTWTKYFGIDPEFSSVGFLPPLRTYSFGATLSL, via the coding sequence ATGAAAAAATCCTATAATACTATAGGAAGTATTGGCTTTGCCTTTATGTTGACCCTTATTTGCGGCAACCTAAAGGCTCAGACCAAGACCATCACGGGGAAAGTTACCGTGAATGACCAGCCTCTTTCAGGAGTCTCTGTCTCTGAGGAAAGAAGTGATCAAACCGCTGTCACCAATACACAAGGAAATTATCAGCTCCAGATTACAGGAGAAAACCCTGTCCTCATCTTCAGACATCCTGAATATGCAGAACAGCGAATCTATCCCAACGGCAAAGAAAGAGTCAACCTCAACTTCAACCCAAAAGTCAAAGGCATCGAAGAAGTGGTGATCAATGCCGGCTACTATAAAGTCAAAGACAAAGAAAGAACAGGTAGCATTGCCAAGATCTCCGCTAAGGACATCGAAAACCAACCCGTCACGAATGTCCTTGCTGCGGCACAGGGCAGGATGAGTGGGGTTTCGATTACGCAGAACTCGGGAACACCGGGAGGTGGTTTTGATATTCAGATCAGAGGCAGAAATTCACTGCGTACCAGAAGCAATTCTGAGATTGATGGGAATCAGCCGCTGTATATTGTGGATGGCGTTCCGATAGGAGGTGGAGTGAATTCCCGTTATGCCGGATCAGTCCTTGCCCAAGCCAACATCAATCCTCTAAACAGCATTAATCCCAATGATATTGAAAGCTTTGAGATTTTAAAAGATGCTGATGCAACAGCGATTTACGGATCGAGAGGGGCGAATGGTGTTGTATTGATTACGACTAAAAAAGCCAAGAAAGGGAATTTGAGATTGACCCTTAATTCGTCTTACGGAATGAGTCATGCTGTATCGGGATTGCAGATGATGAATACGGAACAGTACATCAACATGCGAAAACAGGCTTTTGTTAATGACAACATCAGCACTTATCCTGCCAATGCCTATGATGTCAACGGAACCTGGGATCAGGGTAGAATGACGGATTGGCGCAGGGAACTCATCGGGAAAAAAGCGGTTTTATCCAATACGCAGCTTTCCCTCAGCGGTGGAAGTGAAAACACTTCTTATTTGCTGAGCTTGGGACATAATCAACAGACCACGGTTTTCGGAGAGGATTTCAGGTATAGAACCAATACAATATCCGGAAATATTGCACATCGTTCGACTGACCGTAAGTTCAGTTTCAATATGTCTAATCTTTTTTCATCATTGGATAATAATGTACTGACTTCGGATATGACCACTACTTCGTATCTGCTTGCGCCCAATGCACCTGCATTGTATGATAGCAACGGTCAGTTGAACTGGGAGAACAATACCTTCAATAATCCTTTGGCGGCGTACAGGAATACGTATAATAATGATCAGATGCAGTTCCTGAACAATATTAATGCTTCCTATGAAGTAGTGAAAAACCTTACCCTGAGAGTAAATGGTGGAATCAACTATCAGGCTTTTGAAGAATGGTCTCTTCGTCCGCATACTGCCAATAATCCGTCCTCTGGGATGACCTCAGCACAGTCTGCATCATCAAAGAGCAATCAAAACCGCTTTTCGATGATTATTGAACCGCAGATCAATTATGTTTTTAAGGTTGGTAATCATCAGGTTGATTTGTTGGCAGGAGGAACGTATCAGCGTGATACCAATACCAGTGCTGCGATTCAGGGTTTGGGATTTGAAAGCAATGTTTTCATCAATAATATCGGAGCGGCACAGACCAAAGTGGTTTCTGATGATGTGACGACCGAATACCGATATGCGGCATTGTTCGGCAGAATCAATTATCAGTATGCAGGAAAATATATTCTCAATCTGACCGGAAGGAGGGATGGCAGCAGCAGGTTCGGACCCAATAACAAGTTTGCGACTTTCGGAGCGGTTGGAGCCGCATGGATTTTTTCGAAGGAGAATTTACTTAAAGAAAGTTCATGGCTGAGTTTCGGTAAACTAAGAGGGAGCTATGGTTCTTCAGGCAGTGACAACATTGGTGAAAACCAATATCTCAACACATACATCACGTCAACCCTTATCTATAATGGAGTAGTGGGATTGCTTCCTTCAAAGCTTTTCAATCCTGACTTCAGCTGGGAAAAAACCCTGAAGTTCGAAACTGCTGTTGAATTGGCTCTCTTTAAGAACAGGCTTAATCTGACGGCTGCTTATTATGACAACCGGTCATCAAGCCAGCTTCTCGGTTATCAGCTTTCAGCAGTAACAGGATTTACGTCGGTACTTGCCAATTTGGGTGCGACCGTACAAAATAAGGGTTGGGAGTTTGATGTGAAAGGGGACCTTCTCCGAGGGGATGTCTTTACATGGGATGCAGGATTTAATATCAGTTTTCCGAGAAACAAGCTTTTGTCGTTTCCCGGTCTTGAAGGTTCTTCGTATGCCAATACCTATGTTGTGGGTCAGTCTGTAAGCATCATCAAGCTTTATCAGCATAACGGCATCAATGCCACCAACGGACAGTATGCCTTTACTGATTTTAACGGTGACGGAAAAATTTCTTCACCCGATGACCGGCAGGTGATCAGGAATATCGGTCAGCGTTTCTATGGTGGATTGACCAATGATTTTAAATACGGGAACTGGAATCTGTCCGTGCTGTTACAGTTTGTCAAACAGGAGAGCCGCAATTACAACAGTATTATGGCTTCTCCGGGTCAGATGAATAATCTTCCAGTAGAAGCGCTCAATGTATGGTCTGCGGAAAATCCTAACGGAATGTATATGCCTTATCACGTTTCGCCCACAGCTTCTCATCAGCTTTTTCAGGTCAGTGATGCGACGGTGTCAGATGCCTCATTTATAAGACTGAAAAATGTACAGCTGGCGTATCGTGTTCCCTTAGAAGGTAAAATATTCAGAGAAGTTAAATTGTACTTCCAGGGACAAAACCTTTACACCTGGACGAAATACTTTGGAATAGACCCTGAATTTTCATCGGTTGGTTTTCTGCCTCCGCTCAGAACCTATTCCTTTGGAGCAACGCTTTCGCTGTAA